A part of Limihaloglobus sulfuriphilus genomic DNA contains:
- a CDS encoding sulfatase, translating to MNNAKTNRRDFLASMSFSVAALAAGNTTVLARNNAAQTATNQTQNGSTDKKPNIIIIFSDQMRSFSLGCYGNRFVKTPNIDRLAESGLRFETAVSNSPTCVPGRSNLLSGQYCRTCVGARANEMTKGLGSDGLYGRNDRLKFPDITLAEVLKKSGYKTAEVGKWHIDTKPTLLGFDEVLTEGRKSEMGGKYLNQYADLESVKSYVKENKNEPFFLYYNILSPHMPIFHDVPEKYTQMYKPEKVPLRKNVLKDGRIAYDRRWFGIYTGGLPRYRKSGNDDLPPDFSLRELTALYYGAVTWVDDLIGELMSTLKAEGVEDNTIILFAADHGDLLGSHHLWNKARLYDEAVRIPMIFRWPAVIKKASVNKKQVASLVDVMPTLLSLCGEKIPETVQGQNLAPLLRGETDSLEQDYAFIETPYREAGIRTPKHLYGALVSEDDTAIMEDEYLFFDMEKDPYQTNNLAKTAGKSAIAKNLRQKLLEWDKNTPRLKGDHYKPWV from the coding sequence ATGAATAACGCAAAGACAAACAGACGTGATTTTCTGGCTTCCATGTCGTTCTCCGTCGCCGCACTGGCCGCGGGAAATACCACAGTATTAGCACGAAATAATGCAGCACAAACGGCGACAAACCAAACGCAGAACGGCAGCACTGACAAGAAGCCAAACATAATTATTATATTCAGCGATCAGATGCGGAGTTTTTCCCTGGGTTGTTATGGCAACAGGTTCGTGAAAACGCCTAATATTGACAGGCTGGCAGAGAGCGGCCTGCGATTTGAAACCGCCGTTTCAAACAGCCCTACATGTGTTCCCGGAAGGTCAAATCTGCTCTCGGGCCAGTACTGCCGCACCTGCGTAGGAGCACGAGCAAATGAGATGACCAAAGGGCTTGGCTCAGATGGGCTCTACGGAAGGAATGACCGCCTGAAATTTCCCGATATCACACTTGCCGAAGTCTTAAAGAAAAGCGGCTACAAGACCGCAGAGGTTGGTAAATGGCACATTGACACAAAGCCGACGCTCTTAGGTTTTGATGAAGTTCTCACAGAAGGCCGCAAATCGGAAATGGGCGGCAAATACCTCAATCAGTACGCCGACCTGGAAAGTGTTAAGAGTTATGTAAAAGAAAACAAAAACGAGCCGTTCTTTCTTTACTATAATATTCTTTCTCCGCATATGCCGATTTTTCATGATGTGCCCGAAAAATACACTCAGATGTACAAACCTGAAAAGGTGCCGCTTCGCAAAAATGTATTAAAGGACGGCCGGATAGCGTATGACCGGAGATGGTTTGGAATTTACACCGGCGGCCTGCCAAGATACAGAAAATCGGGCAATGATGATTTACCGCCCGACTTTTCGCTTCGCGAGCTGACAGCACTGTATTACGGGGCTGTTACATGGGTTGACGATCTCATCGGAGAGCTGATGAGCACGCTAAAAGCCGAGGGGGTTGAAGATAATACAATTATTCTTTTCGCCGCGGACCATGGAGACTTATTAGGCAGTCACCATTTATGGAACAAGGCCCGCCTATACGACGAGGCCGTACGGATTCCAATGATATTCAGATGGCCGGCAGTCATAAAAAAGGCATCGGTCAACAAAAAACAGGTCGCCTCACTGGTGGATGTGATGCCTACGCTGCTTTCGCTCTGCGGTGAGAAAATCCCCGAGACCGTCCAGGGGCAGAACCTCGCGCCTTTGCTTCGCGGTGAGACAGACTCTCTGGAGCAGGATTACGCTTTCATTGAGACACCATACCGCGAGGCCGGAATACGAACCCCAAAACACCTTTATGGGGCTTTGGTATCCGAAGATGACACTGCCATTATGGAAGACGAATACTTGTTTTTTGATATGGAAAAAGACCCGTATCAGACAAACAATCTGGCTAAAACAGCCGGAAAAAGCGCCATAGCAAAAAATCTAAGACAAAAGCTCCTTGAATGGGACAAAAATACGCCCAGACTCAAGGGCGATCACTACAAGCCCTGGGTTTAA
- a CDS encoding sialate O-acetylesterase: MHSQIRLPSVIGSGMVLQQNDSAAIWGWDKPGQEVTVTPGWSREKHTASCDNSGKWELRFQTPSAGGPYKIAVRGSSDIILEDVLIGEVWLCSGQSNMEMTVGAINVWQPGVNDWQRELLDADYPKIRFFEVPRNAAKDKQNDCPGQWQVCSSETAKSFTAAGFFFGRKLYKELGIPVGLIKSSYGGTPSQSWTDMDFMRSHEAFKSILEQYDAACNRYPQALEEWKERVKEWEKKVEKAREDGKEAPPKPWEPMGPGNPRGPASLFNGMIHPLISYTLQGVIWYQGEANAREALEYRSIFPAMIENWRQAWNKPDMPFYYVQIAPWTYPEPYIGAELREAQLLTLSLPNTGMVVTTDLVDDIENIHPPDKKPVGERLALWALAKVYGKKNVVYSGPLYKSMKIEKEAIRIFFDHTDGGLKAKGGKLTDFEIAGEDNEFVPAQAVIEDSTVIVRNDAVKEPKNVRFGWSNTARPNLFNKAGLPASTFRTYDLPLTTENK, translated from the coding sequence GTGCATTCTCAGATACGTCTGCCCTCTGTTATCGGCAGTGGTATGGTTTTGCAGCAGAACGATTCCGCCGCGATATGGGGCTGGGATAAGCCGGGGCAGGAAGTTACCGTTACCCCCGGCTGGTCGAGAGAAAAGCATACCGCAAGCTGCGATAATAGCGGCAAATGGGAGTTGCGGTTCCAGACACCCTCTGCAGGCGGGCCGTATAAGATCGCCGTGAGAGGCAGCAGCGATATAATCCTCGAAGATGTACTCATCGGCGAAGTCTGGCTCTGCTCGGGCCAGTCCAACATGGAGATGACCGTGGGGGCAATAAATGTGTGGCAGCCGGGGGTTAACGACTGGCAGCGTGAGCTTTTAGACGCTGACTATCCCAAAATCCGGTTTTTTGAAGTCCCCCGCAATGCCGCCAAAGATAAACAGAACGACTGCCCGGGACAGTGGCAGGTTTGCAGCAGTGAAACAGCCAAATCCTTTACCGCGGCAGGGTTTTTCTTCGGCAGAAAACTTTACAAAGAGCTTGGCATACCTGTCGGGCTGATTAAGTCCTCCTACGGCGGCACTCCAAGCCAGAGCTGGACGGATATGGATTTCATGAGGTCTCACGAAGCCTTCAAATCCATTCTTGAACAATACGACGCGGCATGTAACCGCTACCCCCAGGCTCTGGAAGAATGGAAAGAAAGAGTCAAAGAATGGGAGAAGAAAGTAGAAAAGGCCAGAGAAGACGGCAAAGAAGCGCCGCCCAAACCATGGGAACCGATGGGCCCGGGTAATCCCCGAGGGCCGGCTTCCCTGTTTAACGGCATGATACACCCTTTGATTTCCTATACATTGCAGGGAGTAATATGGTATCAGGGAGAGGCTAACGCCAGAGAGGCACTTGAGTACAGAAGCATATTCCCTGCTATGATTGAGAACTGGCGGCAGGCATGGAACAAGCCGGATATGCCGTTTTACTATGTGCAGATTGCCCCCTGGACGTATCCGGAGCCTTATATAGGCGCGGAACTGCGGGAGGCTCAGCTGCTGACACTGTCTCTGCCCAATACCGGTATGGTTGTAACCACTGACCTTGTTGATGATATTGAAAATATTCACCCCCCTGACAAGAAACCCGTCGGCGAAAGGCTTGCACTTTGGGCTTTGGCTAAGGTGTACGGCAAAAAGAATGTTGTATATTCAGGGCCGCTATACAAATCGATGAAGATCGAGAAAGAGGCTATAAGAATATTTTTTGACCATACAGACGGCGGCCTGAAAGCCAAAGGCGGCAAACTGACCGACTTTGAGATTGCAGGAGAAGATAATGAGTTTGTCCCTGCCCAGGCGGTTATCGAAGACAGTACTGTTATTGTCAGAAACGATGCAGTCAAAGAACCTAAGAATGTACGTTTCGGCTGGTCAAACACCGCCCGTCCAAATCTGTTTAACAAGGCCGGACTGCCCGCAAGTACATTCAGGACTTACGATCTTCCACTGACAACAGAGAATAAATAA
- a CDS encoding sulfatase, translating to MNTRRQFLKKAGRGAVLGTLGFSLGCSANAKPIANNADKQKSKTPNVLFFLLDQLAAGICSYDGGPVPTPNIDRLAKEGVVFTQATCPTPYCSPTRMSAITSLYPHQHGITLNVGWNQKGITLNDVTTEKILWQKGYKTHHYGKWHLEGDDMPYYTDMYRQFPEHLDAMQDVFEKVSRSDPQGYQNWYGMYFPVDIWPPFKAAVDKMDPELWKGKDFAQFTTKMGRLKLPVTQEFDVRVADHAVSTLRSVCNGDQPFMVTCGINAPHDPYVVASPYYEMFDPLKIKLPENRDTLEKRFKNEWSRRNIADIDKPGMNNPSMREFLRIYYALTKLADDQVGRIIKVLEETGELDNTLVIFAADHGDMAGGHGMAWKSTTAFYEEVVRVPLIIRYPKMFRPKNIDMAVDHTDIMPTILDITGETLPTHCQGQSLVDYMTEKKDPAEAYPYKFSERIEGNPSADRKVLPETKGSFMIRGKGWKYIRYPDGGEYMYNLKDDPLELKNVADNPEFSDIKEELQNELKSWLEKTNWQGQSIV from the coding sequence ATGAATACACGCAGGCAATTTCTAAAAAAAGCCGGAAGAGGTGCCGTTCTGGGCACTCTTGGTTTTTCTTTGGGCTGCTCGGCAAACGCAAAACCGATCGCCAATAACGCTGATAAGCAGAAATCGAAAACGCCCAATGTTCTGTTCTTTCTGCTTGACCAGCTCGCGGCGGGGATATGCAGTTACGACGGCGGCCCTGTTCCCACTCCGAATATTGACCGTCTGGCGAAGGAGGGTGTTGTCTTTACGCAGGCAACCTGCCCTACGCCCTATTGCTCGCCTACCCGAATGTCAGCGATAACCAGCCTTTATCCCCACCAGCACGGTATCACACTTAACGTTGGCTGGAACCAGAAAGGAATCACTCTAAACGATGTTACCACCGAGAAGATTCTCTGGCAGAAAGGCTACAAAACGCACCACTACGGCAAATGGCACCTCGAAGGCGATGACATGCCCTACTACACCGACATGTACCGCCAGTTTCCTGAGCATCTTGACGCTATGCAGGACGTATTCGAAAAGGTAAGCAGGTCAGACCCGCAGGGCTATCAAAACTGGTACGGCATGTATTTTCCGGTTGATATATGGCCGCCATTTAAGGCCGCGGTGGATAAGATGGACCCTGAACTGTGGAAGGGAAAAGACTTTGCCCAGTTCACAACAAAAATGGGCCGTCTCAAACTGCCGGTTACACAGGAATTTGATGTCAGGGTGGCCGACCACGCGGTATCTACACTCAGGAGCGTATGTAACGGTGATCAGCCGTTTATGGTCACCTGCGGCATAAACGCGCCGCACGATCCCTATGTAGTAGCCTCGCCGTATTATGAGATGTTTGATCCACTCAAGATCAAACTGCCGGAAAACAGAGATACACTGGAAAAACGCTTCAAAAACGAATGGTCGCGGCGCAATATTGCCGATATTGATAAGCCGGGCATGAACAACCCGTCAATGCGGGAGTTTCTAAGGATATACTATGCACTGACAAAGCTGGCGGATGACCAGGTCGGGCGGATAATAAAAGTCCTCGAAGAAACCGGCGAGCTTGATAACACACTGGTAATTTTCGCCGCGGACCACGGAGACATGGCCGGCGGGCACGGCATGGCATGGAAGAGCACAACCGCTTTTTATGAAGAAGTTGTGAGGGTGCCGCTGATTATAAGGTATCCCAAGATGTTCAGGCCTAAAAATATCGATATGGCAGTTGACCACACGGATATTATGCCTACAATCCTGGATATCACGGGCGAAACGCTGCCGACTCATTGCCAGGGCCAGAGCCTGGTTGATTATATGACCGAAAAAAAAGACCCTGCAGAGGCCTATCCCTATAAGTTCTCTGAACGCATAGAAGGCAACCCATCGGCAGACCGCAAGGTGCTGCCCGAAACAAAAGGCTCATTTATGATACGCGGCAAGGGCTGGAAGTATATCCGCTATCCAGATGGCGGCGAATACATGTACAACCTCAAAGATGACCCCCTTGAGCTAAAAAATGTTGCAGATAACCCTGAGTTCAGCGATATAAAGGAAGAACTGCAAAATGAGCTGAAAAGCTGGTTAGAAAAGACAAACTGGCAAGGTCAGAGTATTGTTTAA
- a CDS encoding beta-galactosidase, protein MFPIGTQYHRPPTPKMEKWEYDFKTMKEHGFNIIRGWAMWGWLNPKQGHYDFSELERLCDLGAENDIKVILLVNLESSPAWLYKKYPDTLYVDHKGVKVMPHTVHNTCCGGFPGHCLDWPDVRAHAEDFIEKLVTKFASHPALYGWEPHNEPLHEPARYYLCSDGELFCYCPKTLEKFTQWLREKYNNDINLLNNTWQRRYGEFDEVIPPIERGSYSDWTDWRLFHIESLVEQDRWRTQAIRDNDPQHPVMIHTRSGASGRNIVYDCTDDWRLSKLVDKFGFANFPESVSMLDHALAGDINRAAAGGKEFWMHELQSGSYGIGLDLPGPELSGERLAGWAWTTISQGAKGLLFWQYRTEQFGAEYGFNLVKLDGTPTQRLTAAAKIGETIREHEKLFDELKTVPAEVAIGYSPMNPLMLYVADGTVKPFDESYLGIYRMLCNLNVASVDIVRTDSQVVDDDFDKYKVLYLPLPLWIDEKTSAKIAAYVEQGGTIVSEPSLAFIETDFFSADTVPGMGLNKIFGCRREIISNSKDKILKIKAGNRTLSSRFLREILIPESAQVLGTYDNGEPAITVNNYGKGKAVYLGTNIFNNYYHQPSADVREFFQQHFHGNLKSFARTSNESTFVKIMETDAVKVVFLFNMADDDISTKLTVNLNITEAEDIYSHKKIQFEAGEQSSSEIHMKPHETCILLIK, encoded by the coding sequence ATGTTTCCAATTGGAACTCAGTATCACCGTCCGCCGACACCTAAAATGGAAAAATGGGAATATGACTTTAAAACCATGAAAGAACATGGGTTTAATATTATTCGCGGCTGGGCAATGTGGGGCTGGCTCAACCCCAAACAGGGTCACTACGATTTTTCGGAGCTTGAGAGACTTTGTGATTTGGGCGCTGAGAATGACATTAAGGTTATTCTTCTGGTCAATCTCGAGAGCTCGCCTGCCTGGTTATACAAGAAATATCCGGACACCCTATACGTTGATCATAAGGGGGTCAAGGTTATGCCGCACACTGTGCATAACACCTGCTGCGGCGGCTTCCCCGGCCATTGCCTCGACTGGCCGGATGTGAGAGCCCATGCCGAGGATTTTATTGAAAAACTGGTTACAAAATTTGCTTCCCACCCTGCCCTTTACGGCTGGGAACCGCATAACGAGCCGCTTCATGAGCCGGCACGTTATTATCTGTGCAGCGATGGAGAGTTGTTCTGCTATTGCCCCAAAACGCTTGAAAAGTTCACACAATGGCTCAGAGAAAAATACAACAATGACATCAACCTGCTCAATAACACATGGCAGCGGCGTTACGGAGAGTTTGACGAGGTGATACCGCCAATTGAACGCGGCAGTTATTCTGACTGGACCGACTGGCGGCTTTTCCACATCGAGTCGCTGGTAGAACAGGATCGATGGAGAACGCAGGCTATCCGTGACAACGATCCGCAGCACCCTGTTATGATTCATACCCGTTCCGGTGCTTCAGGGCGTAACATCGTTTATGACTGCACGGACGACTGGAGGCTCTCAAAACTGGTTGACAAGTTTGGCTTCGCGAATTTTCCCGAGAGTGTTTCAATGCTTGACCATGCTTTGGCCGGCGATATTAACCGTGCCGCGGCAGGGGGAAAGGAATTCTGGATGCACGAGCTTCAGTCTGGCTCCTACGGGATCGGCCTGGACCTTCCCGGCCCCGAGCTCTCAGGTGAGAGGCTTGCCGGCTGGGCATGGACTACCATCTCACAAGGTGCCAAAGGCCTGCTGTTCTGGCAGTACCGGACTGAGCAGTTTGGTGCCGAATACGGATTTAACCTTGTCAAGCTCGACGGCACGCCAACCCAGCGGCTCACCGCCGCGGCAAAAATCGGAGAAACGATCCGGGAACACGAAAAACTGTTTGATGAGCTCAAAACCGTTCCGGCGGAGGTTGCGATCGGATATTCACCGATGAACCCTCTTATGCTCTATGTTGCCGACGGAACCGTCAAGCCGTTTGACGAGTCGTACCTGGGTATTTACAGGATGCTGTGCAATCTGAATGTCGCTTCTGTTGATATTGTAAGGACAGACTCTCAGGTTGTTGACGACGATTTCGACAAATACAAGGTGCTGTACCTGCCGCTGCCGCTCTGGATCGACGAAAAGACATCGGCCAAAATTGCCGCGTATGTTGAGCAGGGAGGAACGATTGTATCTGAACCTTCGTTGGCATTCATTGAGACTGATTTCTTCTCAGCTGACACAGTTCCCGGCATGGGTTTAAACAAAATTTTCGGCTGCCGCAGGGAGATTATATCAAACAGTAAGGATAAAATCCTTAAGATCAAGGCCGGAAACCGGACGCTCTCTTCTCGCTTTTTGCGAGAGATTCTCATACCGGAAAGTGCACAGGTACTTGGCACATACGATAACGGTGAGCCGGCAATAACCGTAAACAATTACGGCAAAGGAAAAGCCGTTTATCTGGGCACTAACATTTTCAACAACTATTACCACCAGCCTTCTGCGGATGTGCGTGAATTCTTCCAGCAGCATTTCCATGGAAATCTAAAGAGTTTTGCCCGGACAAGCAATGAGAGTACCTTTGTAAAAATCATGGAAACCGATGCTGTCAAGGTTGTTTTCCTGTTCAATATGGCTGATGATGATATCTCAACAAAATTGACTGTAAACTTGAACATCACTGAAGCAGAAGATATTTACAGCCACAAAAAGATACAGTTTGAAGCAGGAGAACAGTCTTCTTCAGAGATTCATATGAAACCGCATGAAACCTGTATTCTATTGATAAAATAA
- a CDS encoding DUF3604 domain-containing protein — protein MYNPREINRRDFIAGMAGIGASAMITSMLASNGFAVSANQAGKGSDKLEWPLCSEDFSAMSLDKSGRLWTVNIEFLAGDKRIGVYCLDKNNIKHLFEFKIAGMTGISSPAIAAFGQGCVICFPVEIDDKWQIAYSFVTAKTDYPAIKFIKCPGNSNISPAVAVTGDKACIIWESNAQGKRAIYSCFAAPKSADMPQRISDENANSYNPAVVSLSNGDIFAAWDSLRDTGADIYGARYRGGSWEEEYRITSDSRIERHPYLSVHNNEIWMAWQAQSYKGKAINNVTEQRIAAARIDGEELLGPKNLFVEISTDERFLLRPRIAFDNSGRLWLTARESISYNAGWLAKIWCYSGSQWSEPRVLLDNQGRWRPVEIAVNNDGDVLTSIQYDNLPKSWDFRPHGDRKSGISIETTPTEQKDSNSKPVLEPLKMPETEFSLTDKMAICSAELPREKVRHNGRQLSAFFGDFHDHTDLSVCNRRLNPPGHDLFANERDIEKLDFCATTDHDFDYDRPQWQFNGEQTRQNHDPGRFVTFLAQEWTSSQNQPATPEGFCRYGHHNLIFLDPYHKRFYNAYAGDISPRELWKQLEKDKVDFICIPHQLADWQHKGKANPPKDWNYVDEKYQPVAEIFQTRASYEYLGCPRQSGQGAPFKGNYLQDAWEKGIIIGVIASPDHGGGNGKVGVWAESLTRKDIFEAVKARHTFGTSCPKMSLFFRSNEAIMGDKTQKRSGAIPFEIRATALQDIKEVVIFRNNSIVYKAQPLEKKIEINWIDENPAQDSETLWYYTRIQTKGGELAWSSPIWFVLH, from the coding sequence ATGTATAATCCCAGAGAAATAAACAGGCGTGATTTTATTGCCGGTATGGCGGGCATTGGGGCATCAGCGATGATTACATCTATGTTGGCCTCTAACGGTTTTGCTGTATCAGCAAATCAGGCAGGCAAAGGTTCCGATAAACTTGAATGGCCGCTCTGCTCGGAAGATTTCTCTGCCATGTCTTTAGATAAGTCAGGCAGATTGTGGACTGTAAACATTGAGTTTCTCGCGGGAGATAAACGAATTGGGGTTTACTGTCTCGATAAAAACAATATAAAACACCTGTTTGAATTTAAAATCGCGGGTATGACCGGAATTTCCTCGCCTGCAATCGCGGCTTTTGGCCAGGGCTGTGTAATATGTTTCCCTGTTGAAATAGATGATAAGTGGCAGATAGCCTACTCGTTTGTAACCGCGAAAACTGACTATCCGGCAATTAAATTCATTAAGTGCCCGGGCAATTCCAACATTTCGCCGGCGGTTGCAGTCACCGGCGATAAGGCATGTATCATTTGGGAAAGCAACGCTCAAGGCAAAAGAGCAATATACTCATGTTTTGCAGCCCCCAAATCAGCCGACATGCCGCAGAGAATCAGTGATGAAAATGCAAACAGTTACAACCCCGCTGTTGTTTCATTGTCAAACGGCGATATCTTTGCCGCGTGGGACTCTCTAAGAGATACCGGTGCAGACATCTATGGCGCACGTTACCGCGGCGGCAGCTGGGAGGAGGAATACAGGATCACCTCTGACTCCAGAATAGAAAGACATCCGTATTTATCAGTTCACAACAATGAAATATGGATGGCATGGCAGGCGCAAAGCTATAAAGGCAAGGCTATAAACAACGTAACTGAACAGCGGATTGCCGCGGCCAGGATTGACGGTGAAGAGCTTCTGGGCCCGAAAAATTTATTTGTTGAAATTTCTACTGATGAAAGATTTCTGCTCAGGCCCAGGATAGCTTTTGACAATTCCGGCCGACTTTGGCTCACTGCACGGGAATCTATCAGTTACAACGCCGGCTGGCTGGCGAAAATCTGGTGTTACAGCGGCAGTCAATGGTCAGAGCCGAGGGTTCTGCTTGACAACCAGGGAAGATGGAGGCCTGTGGAAATCGCAGTTAACAATGACGGCGATGTTTTAACTTCCATTCAGTATGACAATTTGCCGAAATCATGGGATTTTAGACCTCACGGAGACAGAAAATCCGGCATCAGCATAGAAACCACTCCCACTGAACAGAAAGACAGTAATTCAAAACCTGTTCTGGAGCCTCTTAAAATGCCGGAAACTGAATTTTCTCTAACTGATAAGATGGCGATCTGCAGCGCTGAGCTTCCCAGAGAAAAAGTCCGGCACAACGGCCGGCAGCTCAGTGCGTTTTTCGGCGACTTCCATGATCATACTGATTTAAGTGTCTGCAACCGCAGGCTAAACCCTCCGGGACACGATTTGTTTGCCAACGAGAGGGACATCGAGAAGCTCGATTTCTGCGCAACTACCGATCACGACTTTGATTATGACAGGCCGCAGTGGCAGTTTAACGGTGAACAGACGCGGCAGAATCATGACCCGGGCAGGTTTGTTACATTCCTGGCCCAGGAATGGACATCAAGCCAGAACCAGCCTGCGACTCCTGAGGGCTTCTGCCGGTACGGACACCATAATTTGATTTTCTTAGACCCCTATCACAAAAGGTTTTACAACGCCTATGCAGGTGATATAAGCCCTCGAGAGCTTTGGAAACAGCTTGAAAAAGATAAGGTGGATTTTATCTGCATACCGCACCAGCTCGCCGACTGGCAGCATAAAGGCAAAGCCAATCCGCCCAAGGACTGGAACTATGTGGACGAGAAATATCAGCCCGTCGCGGAGATTTTCCAGACCAGGGCTTCATACGAATACCTCGGCTGTCCAAGGCAGTCCGGCCAAGGCGCACCGTTTAAAGGTAATTACCTCCAGGATGCCTGGGAAAAAGGCATAATTATCGGCGTTATTGCCAGCCCCGACCACGGCGGCGGAAACGGCAAGGTTGGCGTCTGGGCTGAGAGCTTAACAAGAAAAGATATATTTGAAGCTGTAAAGGCTCGCCACACGTTTGGAACTTCCTGCCCTAAAATGTCATTGTTTTTCAGAAGCAATGAAGCGATAATGGGCGACAAAACGCAGAAACGCAGCGGAGCAATACCCTTTGAAATCAGAGCCACGGCCCTGCAGGATATCAAAGAAGTTGTGATTTTCAGGAATAACAGCATCGTTTATAAGGCTCAACCTTTAGAGAAAAAAATTGAGATTAACTGGATCGATGAGAATCCTGCACAGGATTCGGAGACTCTCTGGTACTATACCCGAATACAGACTAAGGGAGGCGAGCTTGCCTGGTCAAGTCCTATATGGTTTGTTTTACATTAA